In Massilia antarctica, the following are encoded in one genomic region:
- the cqsA gene encoding alpha-hydroxyketone-type quorum-sensing autoinducer synthase, giving the protein MSFAADQISTAVRAELAMPSFVTGRMDEHYVTRVAQLLGGEHLHVWTPPQPGAIMLASNDYLCISGEAALLEAQARCLVASRAGMLMSSVFLQEGSAQHRLEAKLAAFLGAEDAVLTQSGWAANVGLLQTIAGPGVPVYLDMMAHASLWEGVQSAQAAALPFLHNDAAHLERQVRKHGPGVIVVDALYSTNGSVAPLHDVARIAADSGSILVVDESHSVGTHGPRGAGLVAALGLEGQVHFRTASLAKSFAGRAGFITCSSHFKGYFLSASRPAIFSSCLLEHELAWFDAALDFIAGADGRRAALARITRTVREGLRALGYNVDDGSEQIVALEAGPEPRTLALRKALEKRGVHGAVFCAPATAKNRSLVRLTLNSGLTGAQCSRLIEACADMRLEVGMDSWPSTRRLRRLTLV; this is encoded by the coding sequence ATGTCTTTTGCTGCCGATCAAATTTCGACTGCCGTGCGCGCCGAACTGGCCATGCCATCCTTCGTCACCGGCCGCATGGATGAGCATTACGTGACGCGCGTGGCGCAGTTGCTGGGCGGTGAACATCTGCACGTGTGGACACCGCCCCAGCCCGGCGCAATCATGTTGGCCAGCAACGACTACCTGTGCATTTCCGGCGAAGCGGCCTTGCTGGAGGCGCAGGCGCGCTGCCTCGTCGCGAGCCGTGCGGGCATGCTGATGTCCTCCGTGTTCCTGCAGGAGGGCAGCGCCCAGCACCGGCTGGAAGCGAAGCTGGCCGCCTTCTTGGGTGCCGAAGACGCGGTGCTGACCCAGTCCGGCTGGGCCGCCAATGTCGGCCTGCTGCAGACCATCGCCGGGCCGGGCGTGCCGGTCTATCTCGACATGATGGCGCACGCCTCGCTGTGGGAAGGCGTGCAGTCGGCGCAGGCCGCGGCGCTGCCGTTCCTGCACAACGATGCGGCGCACCTGGAGCGCCAGGTGCGCAAGCACGGTCCCGGCGTGATCGTGGTCGATGCGCTGTACAGCACCAACGGCAGCGTCGCGCCGCTGCACGACGTCGCGCGCATCGCCGCCGACAGCGGCAGCATTCTGGTGGTGGACGAATCGCATTCGGTCGGCACCCACGGTCCGCGCGGGGCCGGACTGGTGGCGGCGCTGGGGCTGGAGGGGCAAGTGCACTTTCGCACCGCCTCGCTGGCCAAGAGCTTCGCCGGGCGCGCCGGCTTCATTACCTGTTCCAGCCATTTCAAGGGCTACTTCCTGTCGGCCTCGCGCCCGGCGATCTTCAGCTCCTGCCTGCTGGAGCACGAGCTGGCGTGGTTCGATGCCGCGCTCGACTTCATCGCCGGCGCCGACGGCCGCCGCGCCGCGCTGGCGCGGATCACGCGCACGGTGAGGGAAGGCCTGCGCGCCTTGGGCTACAACGTCGACGACGGCAGCGAACAAATCGTCGCGCTCGAAGCGGGGCCGGAACCGCGCACCCTGGCGCTGCGCAAGGCCTTGGAAAAGCGCGGCGTCCACGGCGCCGTGTTCTGCGCGCCAGCCACCGCCAAGAACCGCTCGCTGGTACGCCTCACGCTCAACAGCGGCCTGACGGGCGCGCAGTGTTCTCGCCTGATCGAGGCCTGCGCCGACATGCGCCTGGAGGTGGGCATGGACAGCTGGCCCTCCACGCGGCGCCTGCGCCGCCTCACACTGGTCTGA
- a CDS encoding sensor histidine kinase, which translates to MMFASAPAPFFTDRLREFVLHWLLRWLAHNERHHAHAAGRFIVLAWIGFLGMPAYYSIWTYWFPQEFESLTLRLVGAALCLPALAPGRLLRGRFVNAYLFIAVTYVLPFQFAFMYLMNHGSAVWSQSLLIALTVLFHFRTRLALSACATGTVLACALFALVGEPAFMLSPTVLEQLPIYAFTIVAVSVAKAGRGALEREKLAGMAHGLASVSHELRTPLISVEANVRGIHRRITPPARASEADWQAMSEAMARIQYEVRHMNHMIDLFLLSASAVEQQLEATEVISMREVVESVIRRYPFAAQSQRDAVKVDIRTDFRFAGKHELSVVILLNLLRNALKALHRAGKGRIRIVVDGRPDTPRLLVIDTGCGIAARQLPMIFQRFYSYPPSSGAGIGLALCKDIIDAWQASIRCVSRELGYTMFVLEFPRVAAAPPSH; encoded by the coding sequence ATGATGTTTGCCAGCGCCCCTGCCCCGTTTTTCACCGACCGCTTGCGTGAATTCGTTCTGCACTGGCTGCTGCGATGGCTGGCGCACAACGAGCGTCATCACGCCCATGCGGCCGGACGCTTCATCGTGCTGGCGTGGATCGGCTTTCTGGGCATGCCGGCCTATTATTCGATCTGGACCTACTGGTTCCCGCAGGAGTTCGAGAGCCTCACCCTGCGCCTGGTCGGCGCGGCCCTGTGCCTGCCCGCGCTGGCCCCGGGGCGCCTGCTGCGCGGGCGCTTCGTGAATGCCTATCTGTTCATCGCGGTGACGTATGTGCTGCCGTTCCAGTTCGCCTTCATGTACCTGATGAATCACGGTTCGGCCGTGTGGAGCCAGTCGCTGCTGATCGCGCTGACGGTGCTGTTCCACTTCCGCACGCGCCTGGCCTTGAGCGCCTGCGCCACCGGCACCGTGCTGGCCTGCGCCCTGTTCGCGCTGGTCGGCGAACCGGCCTTCATGCTCAGCCCCACCGTGCTGGAACAGCTGCCGATCTACGCCTTCACCATCGTCGCCGTGTCGGTGGCCAAGGCCGGGCGCGGGGCGCTCGAGCGCGAAAAGCTGGCCGGCATGGCGCACGGCCTGGCCAGCGTGTCGCACGAACTGCGCACGCCCCTGATCAGCGTCGAGGCCAATGTGCGCGGCATCCACCGCCGCATCACGCCGCCGGCCCGCGCCAGCGAGGCGGACTGGCAGGCGATGAGCGAGGCGATGGCGCGCATCCAGTACGAGGTGCGCCACATGAACCACATGATCGACCTGTTCCTGCTGTCGGCCAGCGCGGTCGAGCAGCAGCTCGAAGCGACCGAGGTGATATCGATGCGCGAGGTGGTCGAGTCGGTGATCCGGCGCTATCCGTTCGCGGCGCAGTCGCAGCGCGACGCGGTCAAGGTCGACATCCGCACCGACTTCCGCTTCGCCGGCAAGCACGAGCTGTCGGTCGTCATTTTGCTCAACCTGCTGCGCAATGCGCTCAAGGCGCTGCACCGGGCCGGCAAGGGGCGCATCCGCATCGTCGTCGACGGCCGTCCCGACACGCCGCGCCTGCTGGTGATCGATACCGGCTGTGGCATCGCCGCGCGCCAGCTGCCGATGATCTTCCAGCGCTTCTATTCCTACCCGCCCAGTTCCGGCGCCGGCATCGGGCTGGCCCTGTGCAAGGACATCATCGATGCCTGGCAGGCCAGCATCCGCTGCGTCTCGCGCGAGCTTGGCTACACCATGTTCGTGCTCGAATTCCCTCGCGTGGCCGCGGCGCCGCCCTCGCATTGA
- a CDS encoding response regulator gives MPLPIYSHPSLTVLIDDSDSFLKSVAFQLDPALASKCFADTSSALAWIGAYGERQPGRLAASYDTYPGSKERCNVAFDIDQIHRISFEPQRFMTPSVVVVDYSMPQMDGLELCEALRHLPCKKILFTGVADEKVAVDAFNRGLIDRYIKKSDDDALDKLEAEIVALQQAYFAARSDPLRDLLELHNHSFLSDPAFSAVVRMVAEQHGIVEHYLYPNPAGILLYDARGRAQLMVVETEAGMNAHYEVGCDNDAPPSFLQAVRERCIVPYFREGDGMYARDFARNWHRWTAPAQRCRGTQTNYYWALFPLAPGQLEQPAHPFAAFLHEREMAS, from the coding sequence ATGCCCCTGCCGATTTACAGCCATCCCAGCCTGACCGTCCTGATCGACGACAGCGACAGCTTCCTGAAAAGCGTCGCCTTCCAGCTCGACCCGGCCCTGGCCAGCAAATGTTTTGCCGATACCAGCAGCGCGCTGGCCTGGATCGGCGCCTACGGCGAACGCCAGCCCGGCCGGCTGGCGGCCAGCTACGATACCTATCCCGGGTCAAAGGAGCGCTGCAACGTCGCCTTCGACATCGACCAGATCCACCGCATCAGCTTCGAGCCGCAACGCTTCATGACGCCGTCGGTGGTGGTGGTCGATTATTCGATGCCGCAGATGGATGGCCTGGAGCTGTGCGAAGCGCTGCGCCACCTGCCCTGCAAAAAAATCCTGTTTACCGGCGTGGCCGACGAAAAAGTGGCGGTCGACGCCTTCAACCGCGGCCTGATCGACCGTTACATCAAAAAGAGCGACGACGATGCGCTCGACAAGCTCGAAGCCGAAATCGTGGCGCTGCAGCAGGCGTATTTCGCGGCCCGCTCCGATCCGCTGCGCGACCTGCTGGAGCTGCACAACCACAGCTTCCTGAGCGACCCGGCGTTTTCCGCGGTGGTGCGCATGGTGGCGGAGCAGCACGGGATCGTCGAACATTATCTGTATCCGAATCCGGCCGGCATCCTGCTGTACGACGCGCGCGGACGCGCCCAGCTGATGGTGGTCGAAACCGAGGCCGGGATGAACGCGCACTACGAGGTGGGTTGCGACAACGATGCGCCGCCGTCGTTCCTGCAGGCGGTGCGCGAGCGCTGCATCGTGCCGTATTTTCGCGAGGGCGACGGCATGTATGCGCGCGATTTCGCCCGCAACTGGCACCGCTGGACCGCGCCCGCGCAGCGCTGCCGCGGGACGCAGACCAACTATTACTGGGCACTGTTCCCGCTGGCACCGGGCCAGCTGGAACAACCAGCCCACCCGTTCGCGGCCTTCCTGCACGAGCGCGAGATGGCGTCCTGA
- a CDS encoding ABC transporter permease, producing the protein MLIQSLRMTARDWRAGELRFLLIALIIAVSALSAVGFFIDRMRSGLNRDAHQLLGADLLVNADQPLDPAWRAEAVKRGLVLADTVTFPSMAQAGQGEQSVSLLAAIKAVSPGYPLRGRLRITTSMDQASAALGEKTDTTPAAGTVWVDPNIVSALKTGVGSRIRVGDKEFTITRLIASEPDRGPSFANFAPRVMLSIADLAATGLIDNGSRVTYRLQVSAPSNNDTNSVKAFEEWITARIDADKVRGVRVESLENGRPEMRSTLDRADRFLSLVGLLSAMLAAVAVAMAARRFMLRHLDACAMLRCLGLTQNQVTMLYLIEFALVGLAGSALGVLVGFGGHFVLMQLIGSMLSTDLPPVSFLPALQGIATGMLLLVGFALPPVLQLRNVPHNRVIRREQAAPKPMALATYGLGLIVFVGLMLWQAGDVTLALSTAAGFLGGFAVFALVAWGSLAALKTLRGAVDNQSWRFAVTSLQRRPGATIVQVVSLALGLMALLLLTVVRGDLMTAWRSATPPDAPNRFIINILPDQKNEVAQRIAAARVSEAPMFPMIRGRLTAVNGQPITAASYADDNARRLAEREFNLSTMNDMPASNQIVAGRWYRDAPGVAEASVEQGIAKTLGLKLGDTMRFDVGGTVVDTKVTSLRKLEWGSMRANFFVIINPGAMEKTSQTFMTAFHLPPAQSAFTNALTRDYPNLTVIDVSGIIRQLQEVLDQVVAAVEFLFLFTLASGVLVLYAALMGSQDERTREAGLLRALGATRKQLSRAQWIEFSLVGGLAGLLAASGAAALGWALATYQFKFPWIFSPMVWLAGLVVGALCAIIGGWLGLRNVLRQPPLQTLRGT; encoded by the coding sequence ATGCTGATTCAATCGCTCCGAATGACCGCGCGCGACTGGCGCGCCGGTGAACTGCGCTTCCTGCTGATCGCCCTGATCATCGCCGTCTCGGCGCTGTCGGCGGTCGGTTTCTTCATCGACCGCATGCGCAGCGGCCTCAATCGCGATGCGCACCAGCTGCTCGGCGCCGACCTGCTGGTCAATGCCGACCAGCCGCTCGATCCGGCCTGGCGCGCCGAAGCCGTCAAGCGCGGCCTGGTGCTGGCCGACACGGTGACCTTCCCCAGCATGGCGCAGGCGGGCCAGGGCGAGCAATCGGTGTCGCTGCTGGCGGCCATCAAGGCCGTCTCGCCCGGCTATCCGCTGCGCGGCCGGCTGCGCATCACCACCAGCATGGACCAGGCCAGCGCCGCCCTCGGCGAAAAGACCGACACCACACCTGCGGCGGGCACGGTGTGGGTCGATCCGAATATCGTCAGCGCGCTCAAGACCGGTGTCGGCAGCCGCATTCGCGTGGGCGACAAGGAATTCACGATCACCAGGCTGATCGCCTCGGAACCGGACCGCGGCCCCTCGTTCGCCAATTTTGCGCCGCGCGTGATGCTCTCCATCGCCGACCTGGCCGCCACCGGCCTGATCGACAACGGTTCGAGAGTCACCTACCGCCTGCAGGTGAGCGCACCATCGAACAACGACACCAACAGCGTGAAGGCGTTTGAAGAATGGATCACGGCGCGCATCGACGCGGACAAGGTGCGCGGCGTGCGCGTCGAGTCGCTCGAAAACGGCCGTCCCGAAATGCGCTCCACGCTCGACCGCGCCGACCGCTTCCTGTCGCTGGTCGGCCTGCTCTCGGCCATGCTGGCGGCGGTCGCCGTGGCCATGGCCGCGCGCCGCTTCATGCTGCGCCACCTGGACGCCTGCGCCATGCTGCGCTGCCTCGGCCTGACGCAAAACCAGGTCACCATGCTGTACCTGATCGAATTCGCGCTGGTCGGCCTGGCCGGCAGCGCGCTCGGGGTGCTGGTCGGCTTCGGCGGTCACTTCGTGCTGATGCAGCTGATCGGCTCCATGCTCAGCACCGACCTGCCGCCGGTTTCCTTCCTGCCGGCGCTGCAGGGCATCGCCACCGGCATGCTGCTGCTGGTCGGCTTCGCGCTGCCGCCGGTCCTGCAACTGCGCAATGTGCCGCACAACCGGGTGATCCGGCGTGAACAGGCAGCCCCCAAGCCGATGGCGCTGGCCACCTACGGCCTGGGCCTGATCGTATTCGTCGGCCTGATGCTGTGGCAGGCGGGCGACGTCACCCTGGCGCTGTCCACCGCGGCCGGCTTCCTGGGTGGCTTCGCCGTCTTCGCGCTGGTGGCCTGGGGCAGCCTGGCAGCCCTCAAGACGCTGCGCGGCGCGGTCGATAACCAGAGCTGGCGCTTCGCCGTCACCTCGCTGCAGCGCCGCCCGGGCGCCACCATCGTGCAAGTGGTGTCGCTGGCGCTCGGCCTGATGGCCCTGCTGCTGCTGACCGTGGTGCGCGGCGACCTGATGACGGCCTGGCGCAGCGCCACTCCGCCGGACGCGCCGAACCGCTTCATCATCAACATCCTGCCCGACCAAAAGAACGAAGTCGCCCAGCGCATCGCCGCCGCCAGGGTCAGCGAAGCGCCGATGTTCCCGATGATCCGCGGGCGCCTGACCGCCGTCAACGGCCAGCCGATCACCGCCGCCAGCTACGCCGACGACAATGCGCGCCGCCTGGCCGAGCGCGAATTCAACCTCTCGACCATGAACGACATGCCGGCCTCGAACCAGATCGTGGCCGGCCGCTGGTACCGGGATGCGCCTGGCGTGGCCGAAGCCTCGGTCGAGCAGGGCATCGCCAAGACGCTCGGCCTGAAACTGGGCGACACCATGCGCTTCGACGTCGGCGGCACTGTGGTCGACACGAAAGTGACCAGCCTGCGCAAGCTGGAATGGGGCTCGATGCGCGCGAATTTTTTCGTGATCATCAACCCGGGGGCGATGGAGAAAACCTCGCAAACCTTCATGACGGCCTTCCACCTGCCGCCGGCGCAAAGCGCGTTCACCAACGCCCTGACGCGCGATTACCCGAACCTGACGGTGATCGACGTGAGCGGCATCATCCGCCAGTTGCAGGAAGTGCTGGACCAGGTGGTTGCCGCGGTCGAATTCCTGTTCTTGTTCACCCTGGCCTCCGGGGTGCTGGTGCTGTACGCGGCGCTGATGGGATCGCAGGACGAGCGCACCCGCGAGGCGGGCCTGCTGCGCGCGCTGGGCGCGACCCGCAAGCAGCTCTCGCGCGCGCAGTGGATCGAGTTCTCGCTGGTGGGCGGACTGGCGGGCCTCTTGGCCGCGTCGGGCGCGGCGGCGCTGGGCTGGGCGCTGGCCACTTACCAGTTCAAGTTCCCGTGGATTTTCAGCCCGATGGTGTGGCTGGCCGGGCTGGTGGTGGGCGCGTTGTGCGCCATCATCGGCGGCTGGCTCGGGCTGCGCAATGTCCTGCGCCAGCCGCCCTTGCAGACCTTGCGCGGTACGTAA
- a CDS encoding adenosine deaminase, which produces MLNDQMRNIVQQMPKAELHIHIEGSLEPELIFALAQRNGVSLAYGSVDELRAAYAFSDLQSFLDIYYAGASVLLKEQDFYDMTMAYLARAHADHVRHAEIFFDPQTHTARGVPFETVIKGIWRACQDGPISATLIMCFLRHLSEDDAIATLEEALPFRDKIIGVGLDSSERGHPPEKFTRVFERCRQLGLHLVAHAGEEGPPAYIETALDVLNVERIDHGVRCLEDPELSARLAREQIALTVCPLSNVKLRVFGAMEEHNLVTLLDAGLVATVNSDDPAYFGGYMNANFLAVFDALPLSAAHARQLARNSFTASFLEPEAKRAFLAEVEQYFAGVAL; this is translated from the coding sequence ATGCTGAACGACCAGATGAGAAATATTGTGCAACAGATGCCCAAGGCCGAATTGCACATCCACATCGAAGGTTCGCTCGAACCGGAACTCATTTTTGCGCTCGCGCAAAGAAACGGTGTTTCCCTGGCCTATGGCTCGGTGGACGAGTTGCGCGCCGCCTATGCCTTCAGCGACTTGCAATCCTTCCTCGATATCTATTATGCGGGCGCCAGCGTCTTGCTCAAGGAGCAGGACTTCTACGACATGACCATGGCTTACCTTGCGCGTGCCCACGCCGACCATGTGCGCCATGCCGAGATCTTTTTCGACCCGCAAACCCACACCGCGCGCGGCGTACCGTTCGAGACCGTGATCAAGGGCATCTGGCGCGCCTGCCAGGACGGCCCCATCAGCGCCACCCTGATCATGTGTTTCCTGCGCCACCTGAGCGAAGATGACGCCATTGCCACCCTGGAAGAAGCCTTGCCCTTCCGCGACAAGATCATCGGGGTCGGCCTCGACTCGTCCGAGCGCGGCCATCCGCCCGAAAAATTCACCCGCGTGTTCGAGCGCTGCCGCCAGCTCGGCCTGCACCTGGTCGCCCATGCCGGCGAAGAAGGCCCGCCGGCCTATATCGAAACCGCGCTCGACGTGCTCAATGTCGAGCGCATCGACCACGGCGTGCGCTGCCTGGAAGACCCGGAACTGAGCGCGCGCCTGGCCAGGGAGCAGATCGCGCTGACGGTCTGCCCGCTGTCGAACGTCAAGCTGCGCGTGTTCGGCGCGATGGAAGAACATAACCTCGTGACCCTGCTCGACGCCGGCCTGGTCGCCACCGTCAACTCGGACGATCCGGCTTACTTCGGCGGCTACATGAACGCCAACTTCCTGGCCGTGTTCGACGCGCTGCCCCTGAGCGCCGCCCACGCGCGCCAGCTGGCCCGCAACAGCTTCACGGCCTCCTTTCTGGAGCCCGAAGCCAAGCGCGCCTTCCTGGCTGAAGTCGAGCAGTATTTTGCTGGTGTCGCCCTGTAA
- a CDS encoding PrkA family serine protein kinase: MTIFDNYAARYERTREEEYSLSEYLALCKKDKLTYASAPERMLAAIGEPTLVDTRNDTRLSRIFANKVIKIYPAFRDFYGTEEVIEQVVSYFRHAAQGLEERKQILYLLGPVGGGKSSIAEKLKVLMEQVPFYALKGSPVNESPLGLFNEEEDGVILEEDYGIPRRYLRTIPSPWAVKRLHEFNGDINQFRVVKRYPSVLKQIAISKTEPGDENNQDISSLVGKVDIRKLEDYAQDDPDAYSYSGGLCLANQGLMEFVEMFKAPIKVLHPLLTATQEGNYKGTEGFGAIPFDGIILAHSNESEWKTFRNNRNNEAFLDRIYIVKVPYCLRVSDEIKIYDKLIRNSSLELAPCAPGTMKMMAQFAILSRLKDPENSSIFSKMLVYDGENLKDTDPKAKSMHEYVDYAGVDEGMNGLSTRFAFKILSKVFNFDNTEVAANPVHLLYVLEQQIEREQFPPETEQRYFSYIKEHLAQRYVEFIGKEIQTAYLESYSEYGQNIFDRYVTFADFWIQDQEFRDPDTGESFDRDSLNNELEKIEKPAGISNPKDFRNEIVNFGLRARATNGGKNPAWTSYEKFRTVIEKKMFSNTEELLPVISFNAKASAEDANKHADFVARMVEKGYTAKQVRLLCEWYLRVRKSS; encoded by the coding sequence ATGACCATTTTTGACAACTACGCAGCTCGCTACGAGCGTACCCGCGAAGAGGAATATTCCCTTTCTGAGTATCTGGCACTGTGCAAAAAGGATAAGCTCACCTATGCCAGCGCACCGGAACGCATGCTGGCCGCGATCGGCGAGCCGACCCTGGTGGACACGCGCAACGACACGCGCCTGTCGCGCATCTTCGCCAACAAGGTGATCAAGATTTATCCGGCCTTCCGCGATTTCTACGGCACCGAGGAAGTCATCGAACAGGTGGTGTCGTACTTCCGCCATGCCGCGCAGGGCCTGGAAGAACGCAAGCAGATCCTCTACCTGCTCGGCCCGGTGGGCGGCGGCAAGTCATCGATCGCCGAAAAACTCAAGGTATTGATGGAACAGGTGCCCTTCTATGCGCTGAAAGGCTCGCCGGTGAACGAATCGCCGCTCGGCCTGTTCAACGAGGAAGAAGACGGCGTCATCCTGGAAGAGGATTACGGCATTCCGCGCCGCTACCTGCGTACTATCCCAAGTCCGTGGGCGGTCAAGCGCCTGCATGAATTCAATGGCGACATCAACCAGTTCCGCGTGGTCAAGCGCTATCCGTCGGTGCTCAAGCAGATCGCCATTTCCAAGACCGAACCAGGCGACGAGAACAACCAGGATATTTCTTCGCTGGTCGGCAAGGTCGATATCCGCAAGCTCGAAGATTATGCCCAGGACGACCCGGATGCCTACAGCTACTCCGGCGGCCTGTGCCTGGCCAACCAGGGCCTGATGGAATTCGTCGAGATGTTCAAGGCGCCGATCAAGGTGCTCCATCCCCTGCTGACGGCCACGCAGGAAGGCAATTACAAGGGGACCGAGGGTTTCGGCGCGATTCCTTTCGATGGCATCATCCTGGCGCACTCGAACGAATCGGAGTGGAAAACCTTCCGCAACAACCGCAATAACGAAGCCTTCCTGGACCGGATTTACATCGTCAAGGTACCGTATTGCCTGCGCGTGTCGGACGAGATCAAGATCTACGACAAGTTGATCCGCAACTCCTCGCTGGAGCTGGCGCCGTGCGCGCCGGGCACCATGAAGATGATGGCGCAGTTCGCGATCCTGTCGCGCCTGAAGGACCCGGAAAATTCGAGCATTTTCTCTAAAATGCTGGTCTACGATGGCGAAAACCTGAAGGATACCGATCCCAAGGCCAAGTCGATGCACGAGTATGTCGATTATGCCGGGGTGGACGAAGGCATGAACGGCTTGTCGACCCGCTTCGCGTTCAAGATTTTGTCGAAGGTCTTCAACTTCGACAATACCGAAGTGGCGGCCAATCCGGTGCACCTGCTGTATGTACTGGAGCAGCAGATCGAGCGCGAGCAGTTTCCGCCCGAAACCGAGCAGCGTTACTTCTCCTATATCAAGGAGCACCTGGCGCAGCGCTATGTCGAGTTCATCGGCAAGGAAATCCAGACCGCCTACCTGGAAAGCTACTCGGAATACGGCCAGAACATTTTCGACCGCTATGTGACCTTCGCCGACTTCTGGATCCAGGACCAGGAATTCCGCGATCCCGACACGGGTGAAAGCTTCGATCGCGATTCGCTCAACAACGAGCTGGAAAAGATCGAAAAGCCGGCCGGCATCAGCAATCCCAAGGATTTCCGCAATGAGATCGTCAACTTCGGCTTGCGGGCGCGGGCGACCAACGGCGGCAAGAATCCGGCGTGGACCAGTTATGAAAAATTCCGCACCGTGATCGAGAAAAAGATGTTCTCGAATACAGAGGAACTGCTGCCGGTCATTTCGTTCAATGCCAAGGCCAGTGCCGAGGATGCGAACAAGCACGCCGATTTCGTGGCGCGCATGGTGGAAAAAGGATATACCGCCAAGCAGGTGCGCCTGCTGTGCGAATGGTATCTGCGCGTGCGCAAGTCGTCGTAA